One segment of Brassica napus cultivar Da-Ae chromosome C3, Da-Ae, whole genome shotgun sequence DNA contains the following:
- the LOC111209488 gene encoding uncharacterized protein LOC111209488, whose protein sequence is MKAPDSFRNPGLWCDFHRDHGHKTEDCAALRIEVNELLKNGYLREFLSEKAKSYLNKETSGKPTEAVPASPPRQDRIIHVILGGSEISGISLAATKKSTWNAKNGLEVAKPKRFLLGTDDISFTAKEQEKVLTPHHDALVISRIVANCLVKRILVDNGSSANIIFQAAYQDLGLEKSALTRRITPLIGFSGEVKQTAGEVILPVYTEGISMSTKFLVVDCQSPYNMIMGQPWIHDMGAVPSSLHKMVKFPTPWGIRAIRGDQENSRSCYYTTLKGKNKVL, encoded by the coding sequence ATGAAAGCACCCGACTCTTTCCGGAACCCTGGTCTTTGGTGCGACTTCCACCGCGACCACGGACATAAAACGGAGGACTGCGCCGCACTAAGGATCGAGGTCAACGAACTACTCAAGAACGGATACCTCCGAGAATTCCTTTCCGAGAAGGCCAAGAGCTATCTAAACAAAGAGACGTCCGGGAAGCCCACCGAAGCTGTTCCCGCCTCGCCACCTCGACAAGACCGAATAATCCACGTCATATTAGGAGGCTCGGAAATCAGTGGTATAAGCCTTGCTGCCACGAAGAAAAGCACCTGGAACGCCAAGAACGGCCTAGAGGTAGCCAAGCCAAAACGTTTTCTTCTGGGTACGGACGATATAAGCTTCACAGCCAAAGAGCAAGAGAAGGTCTTAACCCCACATCATGACGCCCTAGTCATATCCCGCATTGTAGCGAACTGCCTAGTAAAGAGGATATTGGTAGACAATGGGAGCTCTGCCAATATCATCTTCCAAGCCGCATATCAGGACCTAGGGCTGGAAAAAAGCGCTCTGACACGGAGAATAACCCCACTCATAGGATTCAGCGGAGAAGTCAAACAAACTGCTGGAGAGGTCATCCTCCCAGTATACACTGAAGGGATTAGCATGTCAACCAAGTTCCTTGTCGTTGACTGCCAATCACCTTACAACATGATCATGGGACAACCATGGATTCATGACATGGGAGCCGTCCCTTCGAGTCTTCACAAGATGGTGAAATTCCCAACACCCTGGGGCATAAGAGCAATCAGAGGAGACCAAGAGAACTCCCGCTCGTGCTACTACACTACTCTGAAGGGAAAGAAcaaggtcttatag